From Daphnia pulicaria isolate SC F1-1A chromosome 4, SC_F0-13Bv2, whole genome shotgun sequence, one genomic window encodes:
- the LOC124337980 gene encoding uncharacterized protein LOC124337980 — translation MSSAKLRSLCKNNVMKVVTKQSRTCQKMHFCVFLILFVASIRCQKPSEHVSRTTLLVEERVRRTFVGSPTAHPSQQNMTLQRGQTEAMSTLIRSFVSWERKWLDLASANSVLEMAGYLVLAVLSTLGIIFTPLIVLINLLFPSLAIVKRKRSVDHDEPHLDFSLPEWMDQMESWVKTHKPAEKRYRCCFYPKEPLGTGFARCFPLLPKYLYPWNNPCPQKNEYRDVTVGKYNKLH, via the exons ATGTCGTCTGCCAAGTTGAGAAGTTTGTGTAAAAATAACGTGATGAAAGTGGTTACCAAACAGTCACGTACGTGTCAAAAAATGCATTTCTGCGTTTTCCTTATCTTGTTTGTTGCATCGATACGTTGCCAAAAGCCGTCAGAACATGTCAGCAGAACAACTTTGCTTGTG GAAGAGCGTGTCAGGAGAACGTTCGTCGGTTCACCAACGGCCCACCCCTCGCAACAGAACATGACTTTGCAGAGAGGACAGACGGAGGCAATGTCGACCTTGATTCGGTCATTTGTCAGCTGGGAAAGGAAATGGCTGGACCTGGCGTCGGCGAATTCGGTATTGGAAATGGCCGGTTATCTGGTCCTGGCCGTCCTCTCCACCTTGGGCATCATCTTCACCCCATTGATAGTCCTCATCAACCTGCTGTTTCCGTCGTTGGCGATTGTCAAGAGGAAACGCAGCGTCGATCACGATGAGCCCCACTTGGATTTCTCCCTTCCGGAATGGATGGACCAAATGGAGTCCTGGGTGAAAACGCACAAGCCTGCCGAGAAACGGTACCGATGCTGTTTCTATCCCAAGGAGCCGCTAGGAACAGGATTTGCTCGATGCTTTCCTCTTTTACCCAAGTACTTGTACCCGTGGAATAATCCTTGTCCCCAGAAAAATGAATATCGTGATGTTACCGTTGGCAAATACAATAAACTGCATTAA